The following proteins are co-located in the Anaerolineae bacterium genome:
- a CDS encoding type II toxin-antitoxin system PemK/MazF family toxin, with protein MTKYKVALVSFPFDDLSSSKVRPAVCLTDPIGPYHHVILAFITSQVAAKPLATDFIISSDDIGFASTGLRVSSTLQLHRLMTVTTTLLRRELGQLPPDM; from the coding sequence AAGTATAAAGTCGCCCTCGTTTCCTTTCCATTTGATGATCTTTCTAGCAGCAAAGTTCGACCCGCAGTTTGTCTGACTGATCCAATTGGGCCATATCATCACGTGATTCTTGCTTTCATCACCAGTCAGGTAGCCGCCAAACCATTAGCGACAGATTTCATTATCAGTTCTGACGATATTGGTTTTGCTTCAACAGGATTGCGTGTTTCTTCTACCCTACAATTACATCGTTTGATGACAGTCACAACAACCCTCCTTCGACGCGAGTTGGGACAATTACCCCCAGATATGTAA
- a CDS encoding GAF domain-containing protein translates to MTGFLGSPAIALAYHLFTLIAIEAALFIAWGQWRRSDSFRARRLTIAFAGITVLRLMFIVLALIGAVSADFANHWLPPFERIIAICSAGFLVWGFTPLFREKGFVGTTVLALNAVFAFAFYFLAIAFWQGNDFNRDILWELWFVAWQTVLVLFGAVSCAMKLDEERAYALVGFGTLFMGYMLHVYAILASSYPLPHNPVFVRLAEMIAYPFFAVAVYQGAIQSLSARSRELQNLSEVSLDQIRGLISLFEAARQISSSLELSDVLDGAARSVAMAIGADQCAIALPEDGGDDLSQLRMVSIYNPSRRGRGESVSFPANEQQVIKHALKRKYQVHVDEYQDNHQIRLLFTLMGAGDVGPLLVQPLLKEGEPIGVLILGNAVSKRVFTDSETQLCKALADHISVSIDHAKEYMASSAKAQQLSWTLRNQELEMGKRQAAMESELKKSREEVALFAQRLYEYETAEKTNKEALAQARERLVKLEKTIERAKAEVERSRQKDKQIEGLLSETEKHKQRLAGFEAEKQSLLEKVDQLEQEVAEIDRLNEALEASNQRARKLARALKHARAHSQQAAPVPAAFSSAQVSAGLENLSCGVIIGDAGDKINRVNAAANQMLAQRNNKLVGKELGTICEDERWLQALKQFRASGESMVTTTFKVSNTVLRATISPMVASDGNDQEGTVTILYDITAEAESQQARDEFVASLSQELRTPMTSITGYTDLLLGESVGIIGEMQRKFLQRIKANIERMGSMLSDLIGVTAIDAGQLEIRPTVVDMAEVIEDTIINARAQLEENEITLNMNLPDDVPPVEADPESVRQIMGNLLGNAIKCTPAGESIEISASKYVEDGDDMADDEEAQFLQVSIKDSGGGIADKDLKRVFERFYRAERPLIQGLGETGVGLAIVKSLVEAHGGRVWVDTEMGEGSIFHFLLPISEHFEDPWLEVDIPPLDLNSDQPASL, encoded by the coding sequence GTGACAGGTTTTTTAGGTAGTCCGGCCATAGCGTTAGCGTATCATTTATTTACCCTCATTGCCATTGAAGCGGCCTTGTTTATTGCCTGGGGACAGTGGCGACGCAGCGATTCATTTAGAGCGCGCCGGCTGACAATTGCCTTTGCGGGCATCACGGTGTTGCGCCTCATGTTCATTGTTTTGGCCTTGATTGGGGCGGTATCTGCTGATTTTGCCAATCACTGGTTGCCTCCGTTTGAGCGAATTATAGCCATCTGTAGCGCAGGTTTTCTGGTGTGGGGCTTTACGCCGCTTTTCCGAGAAAAAGGATTTGTCGGCACCACTGTTTTAGCCCTGAACGCTGTTTTTGCTTTTGCCTTTTATTTCCTGGCTATAGCTTTTTGGCAAGGTAACGACTTTAACCGGGATATTCTATGGGAACTTTGGTTTGTGGCCTGGCAGACCGTTTTAGTTCTCTTTGGGGCGGTCAGTTGCGCCATGAAGCTGGATGAGGAAAGAGCTTACGCCCTGGTTGGTTTTGGCACCCTGTTTATGGGCTACATGCTGCACGTCTACGCCATTTTGGCCTCAAGTTATCCTCTCCCCCACAACCCCGTTTTTGTCCGGCTGGCCGAAATGATTGCTTATCCATTTTTTGCCGTGGCCGTTTACCAGGGCGCTATCCAATCGCTTAGCGCCCGCAGCCGGGAATTGCAAAATTTAAGCGAAGTCTCGCTGGACCAGATCAGGGGGTTGATCAGCCTCTTTGAAGCGGCCCGGCAGATCAGCTCATCCCTTGAACTATCCGATGTGTTAGATGGGGCCGCCCGGAGCGTGGCCATGGCCATTGGCGCCGACCAGTGCGCTATCGCCCTGCCGGAGGATGGGGGAGATGATCTATCCCAACTGCGGATGGTGTCTATTTATAATCCCTCTCGCCGGGGGCGCGGCGAGTCGGTTTCTTTTCCCGCCAATGAGCAGCAAGTCATCAAACACGCCCTCAAACGAAAATACCAGGTGCATGTTGACGAATACCAGGACAACCACCAAATTCGGCTGCTTTTTACCCTCATGGGCGCCGGCGATGTTGGCCCGTTGCTGGTGCAGCCCCTGCTCAAAGAAGGCGAGCCAATTGGGGTATTGATTTTGGGCAACGCCGTATCAAAACGAGTCTTTACCGATAGCGAGACCCAACTCTGCAAAGCGCTGGCCGATCATATTTCTGTTTCAATTGACCATGCCAAAGAATACATGGCCTCTTCGGCCAAGGCCCAACAATTATCCTGGACCCTGCGCAACCAGGAACTGGAAATGGGCAAACGCCAGGCCGCCATGGAGAGCGAATTAAAAAAGAGCCGGGAAGAGGTGGCTCTGTTTGCCCAGCGCCTGTATGAGTATGAAACTGCCGAAAAAACCAACAAAGAAGCGTTGGCCCAGGCGCGGGAACGGTTGGTCAAGCTGGAAAAAACCATCGAACGAGCCAAAGCGGAAGTTGAAAGGTCAAGGCAAAAGGACAAGCAGATTGAAGGTTTGTTGTCTGAAACGGAAAAACATAAACAACGTTTGGCCGGTTTTGAGGCAGAAAAACAAAGCCTGCTGGAAAAAGTTGACCAGTTAGAGCAAGAAGTGGCCGAGATTGACCGCTTGAACGAAGCCCTGGAAGCCAGCAACCAACGCGCTCGCAAATTGGCGCGCGCCCTGAAGCATGCGCGCGCTCACTCGCAGCAGGCCGCGCCGGTGCCGGCCGCCTTTTCCAGCGCCCAGGTGAGCGCCGGGCTGGAAAATCTGAGTTGCGGCGTGATTATTGGCGATGCCGGCGACAAAATAAATCGGGTTAATGCCGCCGCCAATCAAATGCTCGCCCAGCGCAATAATAAATTGGTGGGCAAAGAGTTGGGGACCATTTGTGAAGATGAACGCTGGCTGCAGGCCCTCAAACAATTTCGGGCCAGCGGCGAGTCTATGGTGACCACCACGTTTAAGGTGAGTAATACGGTGTTACGCGCTACCATCAGCCCCATGGTCGCCTCCGACGGCAATGACCAGGAAGGCACCGTAACTATTCTTTACGACATTACGGCCGAGGCCGAAAGCCAGCAGGCCCGGGATGAATTTGTGGCCTCACTTTCTCAGGAATTACGCACCCCCATGACGTCCATTACCGGCTATACCGATTTACTGCTGGGCGAGTCGGTGGGCATTATTGGCGAAATGCAGCGCAAATTTTTACAACGCATCAAGGCCAATATTGAGCGGATGGGCAGCATGTTGAGCGACCTGATTGGGGTCACGGCCATTGATGCGGGCCAATTGGAGATTCGCCCTACTGTGGTTGATATGGCTGAAGTGATTGAAGATACAATTATTAATGCCAGGGCGCAGTTGGAAGAAAATGAAATAACGCTCAATATGAATTTGCCTGATGACGTGCCCCCGGTAGAGGCGGACCCGGAGTCGGTGCGACAGATAATGGGCAACCTGTTGGGCAATGCCATCAAGTGTACGCCGGCCGGAGAGAGCATAGAAATATCTGCTTCTAAATATGTGGAAGATGGCGACGACATGGCCGACGATGAGGAAGCGCAATTTTTGCAGGTATCTATTAAAGACTCCGGGGGAGGGATTGCCGACAAAGACCTTAAGCGGGTTTTTGAAAGATTTTACCGGGCCGAACGGCCCCTGATTCAGGGCTTGGGTGAAACCGGCGTTGGCCTGGCTATTGTCAAGTCGCTGGTTGAGGCGCACGGGGGGCGCGTGTGGGTAGACACTGAAATGGGCGAGGGGTCCATCTTTCACTTCTTGTTACCCATTAGCGAGCATTTTGAAGACCCCTGGCTGGAGGTGGATATTCCGCCCCTGGACCTGAACTCGGACCAGCCCGCTTCACTTTAG
- a CDS encoding transglycosylase SLT domain-containing protein codes for MLRYGILLTLLLALAVLSGCELDAKQNPLLAIIQPTATPTFTPTATPTQTPTPTPTPTLTPTLTPTPTPTPTLTPTPIPSDRLALAQRAYTNGDYETARQEFAALLADPGADPDEKRLALHWRGRSELNLGDTSAAIATLKMFVQEYPSDELTRAAQFNLGLAYEQAGQAKEAVVAYLGVIIPADPINVYIYERIGDMARQAKEYAGAINAYQAGLKATDDLGFQVHLREGMAQAELLRHDPAAAIAQYQEILAVSQIKTYRAKILRLLGEAYLAAGNTEAAQAVYLEAVNLYPEAYDSYLALVELVNAGAPVDEFQRGLVDYHAGAYQAAIAAFERYLAGEKAEEQQNAITPTTGLTTTEALTRTSPSMAPVEPTPPPRAAEAVWLTALSWQKLGSYYSARQFFQKLIDDHPTSPNWGQAHLEIGQTLIDQDNIDQAKSTLRNFAAENPRHPLAAEALWRAARLELDGDLLAEARANLRELAQAYPDSDYADDALYWAGQAAFKLADYQAAIADWFTLAGAYPESELASFARYWQAKALLILGQDDEAQKVLSALAGWSLDYYGLRARDLLNGAAPAGGRVTSLVRPGPAELAAEQAEAETWLREWLNLADTEHPSAVSAQIQGDPAFQRGHALLDLGLRQEALAEFETVKDNWWADPLAMYQLSVYFRDKGLGRLSIVTAARLIFLSPARAPEEAPIFIQRLLYPVFFADIIQAEAEKFDLDPTLLLALIRQESLFEQSAHSPAGARGLMQVMPTTGDYISERGDFADFNPDQLWLPYKSIQFGAWYLNQQMGMFDNNHFAALAAYNAGPGYVLEWVKTSDDLDIFVESIPFWESRLYIRRVYVNLSAYRRLYGMPSNISQ; via the coding sequence ATGTTACGTTACGGAATTTTGCTCACGCTTTTGTTAGCCCTCGCCGTCCTATCAGGCTGTGAACTGGACGCCAAACAAAATCCGTTGTTGGCGATTATCCAACCCACTGCTACGCCCACCTTTACCCCCACCGCCACGCCCACCCAGACCCCCACTCCCACCCCTACGCCCACGTTGACCCCCACCCTCACCCCTACGCCCACCCCTACCCCCACCCTCACCCCTACGCCCATTCCCAGCGACCGCCTGGCCCTGGCCCAGCGAGCCTACACTAACGGCGATTACGAAACCGCCCGCCAAGAATTTGCCGCTCTGCTGGCCGACCCCGGCGCGGACCCTGACGAAAAACGCCTGGCCCTTCACTGGCGCGGGCGGAGCGAATTGAACCTGGGCGATACTTCCGCCGCTATCGCCACCCTCAAAATGTTTGTGCAAGAATATCCCAGCGACGAATTGACCCGCGCCGCCCAATTCAATCTGGGGCTGGCTTACGAACAGGCCGGCCAGGCCAAAGAAGCAGTGGTCGCTTATTTGGGCGTCATCATCCCCGCCGACCCCATCAACGTTTACATTTACGAACGGATTGGCGATATGGCCCGGCAAGCTAAAGAATACGCCGGGGCCATCAATGCCTATCAGGCCGGGCTCAAGGCCACCGACGACCTCGGCTTCCAGGTGCATTTGCGCGAGGGTATGGCCCAGGCCGAACTGCTGCGCCACGATCCGGCGGCAGCCATTGCCCAATACCAAGAGATTCTGGCCGTATCCCAAATCAAAACTTATCGGGCTAAAATTTTGCGGCTGCTGGGTGAGGCGTACCTGGCTGCCGGCAATACCGAGGCGGCCCAGGCGGTTTACCTGGAAGCCGTCAACCTCTACCCGGAAGCTTACGATAGTTACCTGGCCCTGGTGGAACTGGTCAATGCCGGGGCGCCGGTTGACGAATTTCAGCGGGGCCTGGTTGATTATCACGCCGGGGCGTATCAAGCAGCCATTGCCGCCTTTGAACGTTATCTGGCCGGGGAGAAAGCAGAGGAGCAACAAAACGCCATCACCCCCACCACCGGCCTGACCACGACAGAGGCCCTGACCCGCACCTCCCCCTCAATGGCGCCGGTTGAGCCAACGCCGCCGCCCCGCGCGGCTGAAGCGGTTTGGCTGACGGCCCTTTCCTGGCAAAAATTGGGGAGTTACTACAGCGCCCGGCAATTCTTTCAAAAGTTGATTGACGATCATCCCACCAGCCCCAACTGGGGTCAGGCGCATCTGGAAATAGGCCAAACGCTCATTGACCAGGACAACATTGACCAGGCCAAAAGCACGCTCCGCAATTTTGCGGCCGAAAATCCCCGGCATCCCCTGGCCGCCGAGGCGCTCTGGCGGGCCGCTCGCCTGGAATTGGATGGAGACCTGTTGGCTGAAGCTCGCGCCAATCTGCGTGAGCTGGCTCAAGCCTATCCTGACAGCGATTACGCCGACGACGCCCTCTATTGGGCCGGGCAGGCCGCTTTTAAGTTGGCGGATTATCAGGCCGCCATAGCCGATTGGTTTACCCTGGCCGGCGCCTATCCCGAGAGCGAGTTGGCCAGTTTTGCCCGTTACTGGCAGGCCAAGGCGTTGCTGATATTGGGGCAGGATGATGAGGCCCAAAAAGTATTATCTGCTCTGGCAGGTTGGTCGCTGGACTATTATGGCTTACGCGCCCGCGATCTTTTGAACGGCGCCGCCCCGGCGGGAGGCAGGGTCACGTCACTGGTCCGGCCCGGCCCGGCAGAATTGGCCGCCGAACAGGCCGAGGCCGAAACCTGGCTGCGGGAGTGGCTGAACCTGGCCGATACGGAACATCCTTCTGCCGTCAGCGCGCAGATTCAGGGCGACCCCGCTTTCCAACGCGGCCATGCCCTGTTAGACCTTGGTTTGCGCCAGGAAGCCCTGGCCGAATTTGAAACGGTCAAAGATAATTGGTGGGCCGATCCCCTGGCCATGTATCAACTCTCGGTCTATTTTAGAGATAAAGGGTTAGGTCGCTTGAGCATTGTCACCGCCGCTCGTTTGATTTTTCTCTCCCCGGCCCGCGCCCCCGAAGAAGCGCCCATTTTTATCCAGCGTTTGCTTTACCCTGTCTTTTTTGCCGATATTATTCAAGCCGAAGCGGAAAAATTTGACCTTGACCCCACCCTTCTCCTGGCCCTGATCCGGCAGGAAAGCCTTTTTGAGCAATCCGCCCACTCCCCGGCCGGCGCGCGCGGTTTGATGCAGGTCATGCCCACCACCGGCGATTATATTTCTGAACGTGGCGATTTTGCCGATTTTAACCCGGATCAACTATGGCTGCCTTACAAAAGTATTCAATTTGGGGCCTGGTATCTCAACCAGCAGATGGGTATGTTTGATAACAATCACTTCGCGGCCCTGGCCGCCTACAATGCCGGGCCGGGCTACGTTTTGGAATGGGTCAAAACCTCCGACGATCTGGATATTTTTGTGGAATCTATCCCTTTTTGGGAATCTCGGCTTTACATCAGAAGGGTATACGTTAACCTTTCGGCCTATCGCCGGCTGTACGGCATGCCCTCTAATATTTCGCAATAG
- a CDS encoding acyl-CoA thioesterase, with the protein MEGFRHILPIEVRFRDLDAFGHVNNVVILTYVETGRLRYLLDLGLRQPGGGWNDIAFILAHLDCDFRKPVFYGQRVEVGSRVMEIKNSSLLMEHRVEADGQLVAEGYGVLVHYNYAAGQSMPISAEMRARVEAFEHKNGA; encoded by the coding sequence ATGGAGGGATTTCGTCACATTTTGCCCATTGAGGTTCGGTTCAGGGACCTGGATGCGTTTGGGCACGTCAACAACGTGGTTATTCTAACTTACGTGGAAACGGGTCGGCTGCGTTATCTGCTTGATTTGGGTTTGCGCCAGCCTGGAGGCGGCTGGAATGACATTGCCTTTATTTTGGCACACCTGGACTGCGATTTTAGAAAGCCTGTTTTTTACGGGCAGCGGGTTGAGGTCGGGTCGCGGGTGATGGAAATAAAAAACTCCAGCTTACTGATGGAACATCGGGTAGAAGCAGACGGCCAGTTAGTGGCCGAGGGCTATGGCGTGCTGGTTCATTACAACTACGCCGCGGGGCAAAGCATGCCCATTTCGGCGGAGATGCGGGCCAGGGTTGAGGCGTTTGAACATAAAAACGGGGCTTAA
- a CDS encoding HAD family hydrolase, which produces MDNSAPADFSHITTVIFDLDGTLLRHTWHINKLTETLFERFANDLCPLNYAQFIECYWSKTGDMWYMMVDGVIDGDVAAKYGYVNALRALGKDAVLAEAMVAYWQELVLNEIEPFEDAFIVLDALRPKYTTGILTNGFTTLQRAKIERHHWAAHVNFTLISEELGYHKPDRRVFLETLKIAGNPLPHQTLYVGDNPVNDIEGAQNAGLRPILMNPDNDLLPPPGVIKIRRLGELLVLLLD; this is translated from the coding sequence TTGGACAACTCTGCGCCAGCGGATTTTTCTCACATTACCACCGTTATTTTTGATCTGGATGGGACCCTGCTCCGGCACACCTGGCATATCAATAAGCTCACCGAGACGCTTTTTGAACGATTTGCCAATGACTTGTGCCCGCTCAACTACGCTCAATTCATTGAGTGTTATTGGTCCAAAACCGGAGATATGTGGTATATGATGGTGGATGGCGTGATTGATGGGGATGTCGCCGCTAAATACGGTTACGTTAACGCCTTGCGCGCCCTGGGCAAAGATGCCGTCCTGGCCGAGGCAATGGTGGCTTATTGGCAAGAATTGGTGTTAAATGAAATTGAGCCTTTTGAGGATGCGTTTATTGTGTTGGATGCCTTACGCCCCAAATATACCACCGGCATTTTGACCAACGGTTTTACCACCTTGCAGCGAGCCAAAATAGAAAGGCATCATTGGGCCGCGCACGTTAACTTCACCCTGATTTCCGAGGAACTGGGTTATCATAAGCCGGACCGGCGAGTCTTTTTGGAAACCTTGAAAATAGCCGGCAACCCTTTGCCTCACCAAACCCTCTACGTGGGCGACAACCCGGTTAACGACATTGAGGGAGCGCAGAACGCGGGTTTGAGGCCGATCCTGATGAATCCTGATAATGACCTGCTCCCCCCGCCTGGCGTGATCAAAATTCGGCGATTGGGCGAGTTGTTGGTATTGTTGCTGGATTAG
- a CDS encoding prolyl oligopeptidase family serine peptidase, with protein MFALSVALLSLPLLLGFLTSLALVYAPCFETAATPTDYGYEWEDVTLAARAGGAFRGFFIPGNNRAAIIIPPAGANGRSARLGEAIVLRRNGYSVFMFESRRCAGMGPLSLGYQEVNEVADALAYLQTRPEVDPHRIGIHGFSSAGATAVMAAARLPALRAVVAEGGYGDFTENALGSSRRAGLAGYFDRLYRWSSQLTYRLVTGNHLEQLSPINVIGEIAPRPIFLIYGSREVSLPGGRQQKLAAGDNAELWVVTGAGHGNYLEVAPQEFERRVVAFFDQALR; from the coding sequence GTGTTTGCCCTCAGTGTTGCCCTGTTAAGCCTGCCCCTTTTGCTCGGCTTTTTAACTAGCCTGGCCCTGGTCTATGCCCCATGTTTTGAAACCGCCGCCACCCCCACCGACTATGGCTACGAATGGGAAGATGTCACCCTGGCAGCGCGGGCAGGCGGCGCATTTCGCGGCTTCTTTATCCCCGGTAACAATCGCGCCGCCATTATCATTCCTCCTGCCGGAGCCAACGGTCGTAGCGCCCGTTTAGGGGAAGCCATTGTGCTGCGGCGGAACGGTTACAGTGTATTTATGTTTGAGTCTCGTCGCTGCGCCGGGATGGGGCCGTTGAGCCTGGGTTACCAGGAAGTAAACGAAGTGGCCGACGCCCTGGCTTATCTCCAAACGCGGCCGGAGGTTGATCCTCACCGGATTGGCATCCACGGTTTCTCTTCAGCCGGAGCCACGGCCGTTATGGCGGCGGCGCGCCTGCCCGCTTTACGGGCTGTGGTCGCCGAGGGGGGATATGGCGACTTTACGGAGAATGCGTTAGGCTCAAGCCGCAGGGCCGGCCTGGCGGGTTATTTTGACCGCCTTTATCGTTGGTCCAGCCAGTTGACGTACCGGCTGGTCACCGGCAATCACCTTGAGCAACTCAGTCCCATAAACGTTATCGGAGAGATTGCGCCGCGTCCTATTTTTCTCATCTACGGCAGCCGGGAAGTCAGCCTGCCGGGAGGTCGCCAACAAAAACTGGCTGCCGGCGATAACGCCGAACTTTGGGTGGTTACGGGGGCCGGACACGGCAACTATCTGGAGGTAGCCCCGCAGGAATTCGAGCGGCGGGTGGTTGCTTTTTTTGACCAGGCGCTGCGGTAA